In Nicotiana tabacum cultivar K326 chromosome 11, ASM71507v2, whole genome shotgun sequence, a single window of DNA contains:
- the LOC142166063 gene encoding uncharacterized protein LOC142166063: MNSESSFLTPPVFNGENYQAWAIRMTVHLEALDLWEAVEEDYEVTPLGNNPTINQIKIHKEKKTRKAKACLFSAVSPSILTRIMQMQSAAAIWEYLKKEYKGNERVQNMQVMNLIREFEMKKMKESETIKDYSDQLLDIANKVRLFATISSLENSKDLSSITLAELVKALQALEQRRIMRKESSVEGALQANSQNIDSNKGRKKNRKQRQSNNNNNQGGAHPPCPHCKKTNHPQQKCWWRPNVKCNKCGQLGHVERVCKSQPQYEEANAAANQHQEEQLFVATCFASNNSSESWLIDSGCTNHMTNDQELDRSVIGKVRIGNGELLDAEGRGTVAIESLTGLKLITDVLFVPDLDRNLLSVGHLLENGFKLLFEDKACLIKDADNKELFKIKMRGKSFSLNLLEEEQAAVVQLANNSELWHKRLGHFHHEAILFMKENHLVEGLPS, encoded by the exons ATGAATTCTGAATCGAGCTTCTTAACTCCACCAGTCTTCAATGGTGAGAATTATCAAGCTTGGGCAATTAGAATGACAGTTCATCTTGAAGCATTGGATCTCTGGGAAGCAGTAGAAGAGGACTACGAAGTAACTCCTCTTGGAAATAATCCAACAATTAATCAGATAAAAATTCACAAGGAGAAAAAGACAAGGAAAGCCAAAGCATGTCTTTTCTCTGCAGTATCACCTTCAATTCTCACCAGAATTATGCAAATGCAGTCTGCAGCAGCAATTTGGGAGTATCTCAAAAAAGAATACAAAGGAAATGAAAGAGTGCAGAATATGCAAGTGATGAATCTAATTCgagaatttgaaatgaagaaaatgaaagaatcaGAAACTATAAAAGATTATTCAGACCAATTGCTCGACATAGCCAACAAGGTGAGATTGTTTG CCACGATCTCTTCTTTAGAGAATTCCAAAGATCTGTCAAGTATCACCTTGGCAGAACTTGTTAAAGCTTTGCAGGCATTGGAGCAAAGGAGAATAATGAGGAAGGAAAGTTCTGTCGAAGGAGCTTTACAAGCTAATTCACAGAACATTGATTCAAACAAAGGCAGAAAAAAGAACAGGAAGCAAAGGcaaagcaataacaataacaatcagGGAGGAGCTCATCCACCCTGCCCTCATTGCAAAAAGACAAATCATCCTCAACAAAAATGTTGGTGGAGACCAAATGTCAAGTGCAACAAATGTGGTCAACTAGGCCATGTTGAGAGGGTATGCAAGTCACAACCACAATATGAGGAAGCCAACGCCGCTGCAAATCAACATCAAGAAGAACAGTTATTTGTAGCAACTTGTTTTGCTAGCAACAACAGTTCTGAAAGCTGGTTAATTGATAGCGGATGCACAAATCATATGACCAATGATCAAGAGCTAGATCGCTCTGTCATTGGCAAAGTCAGGATTGGAAATGGAGAATTACTCGATGCGGAAGGCAGAGGAACCGTTGCAATTGAAAGCCTTACTGGTTTGAAACTTATAACTGATGTTCTTTTTGTTCCCGATCTTGATCGAAACCTCTTAAGTGTTGGGCACCTACTTGAAAATGGTTTCAAGTTGTTGTTTGAAGATAAAGCGTGTCTGATCAAGGATGCTGATAACAAGGAGTTGTTCAAGATCAAGATGAGAGGCAAAAGCTTTTCCTTGAACCTGCTGGAGGAGGAACAAGCCGCAGTTGTCCAGTTAGCCAATAACTCAGAActatggcacaaaagacttggacaTTTCCATCATGAAGCAATACTTTTCATGAAAGAAAATCACCTAGTAGAAGGCCTTCCAAGTTGA
- the LOC142166064 gene encoding uncharacterized protein LOC142166064 — translation MGTVVDDVNSSSTSNGFVPFSLDLSHPFYIHPSDNPGSQLVSVPFNGCGFVLWRNSMLTSLSAKNKHNLLDDRVNKPTPESPYYPHWERCNDMVKAWITNSVSREIAISFLNGLNDSYTTVKSAIMLINPLPPISKAYSLLQQDESQREAHSVAPNFSGDATSFLVSPSASTTNRTFSQKVNFEARKSAPNVSCKYCKKPGHTVDKCYRLHGFPTDFKFTKSKKYASCVQTESPSTTAVTTTSQHADSSAHGFTKEQYQHLLTLFQQVQMSNTSTHDASNMDQSAFAHFAGLFSKYAVDSKVSHVCASSQLGVNPWILDIGATNHMTPHKHLLFNVQSLIKPFLVTLPNGYKAKVVSTGSLYFRHDMILLHVLLGPSLKRPLEIGKAAGRLYYLHPDGDLFPVPSDSLNVSSSSLPSSVSTSSDLPSSASIVSDKSSHIVTHVNGTPNCLTMLLNLVEVLKPPSSSQAKAFSIRPLFLAPLNKMGWLKGNTNTYWKSPGLFFFSLTFLSNIGGECVLTATYLINRLPSVVLKGISPYEKLHGLPPLYDHLKSFVCLCFATSPKFGREKFQARAIHSIFLGYPFGKKGYKLLNLTTHSIFFSRDVVSHENIFPYKSDHPSIFPSSFRLCRFFLFFFTFSNS, via the exons ATGGGTACTGTAGTAGATGATGTTAACTCTTCTTCAACTTCCAACGGTTTTGTTCCATTTTCCTTGGATCTTTCACATCCGTTCTATATTCATCCCTCAGATAATCCTGGAAGTCAACTAGTATCTGTTCCATTCAATGGTTGTGGGTTTGTGTTATGGCGTAACAGTATGCTCACTTCCCTTTCTGCAAAGAACAAACATAATCTATTAGATGACAGAGTCAATAAACCCACTCCTGAATCTCCTTATTACCCACATTGGGAGAGGTGCAATGATATGGTCAAAGCCTGGATAACTAACTCAGTATCTAGAGAAATAGCTATTAGT TTTCTCAATGGTCTAAATGATTCATACACAACTGTTAAAAGTGCCATCATGTTAATCAATCCTCTCCCACCAATCAGCAAAGCCTATAGTCTTTTACAACAAGATGAGAGTCAAAGAGAAGCTCACTCTGTTGCTCCTAACTTCTCTGGTGATGCCACCTCTTTCTTGGTGTCTCCTAGTGCTTCTACTACAAATAGGACTTTCAGTCAAAAGGTGAATTTTGAGGCCAGAAAATCTGCTCCAAATGTCTCTTGCAAATACTGCAAGAAGCCTGGCCACACTGTTGACAAGTGCTACAGACTTCATGGGTTCCCTACTGATTTCAAGTTCACCAAGAGTAAGAAATATGCTTCTTGTGTTCAGACTGAAAGTCCATCCACCACTGCTGTAACTACTACTTCTCAGCATGCTGATTCTTCAGCCCATGGGTTTACCAAGGAACAGTATCAACACCTGTTGACCTTGTTCCAACAAGTTCAGATGTCAAACACTTCCACACATGATGCCTCGAATATGGATCAATCTGCTTTTGCACACTTTGCAGGTTTGTTTAGCAAGTATGCTGTAGATTCTAAGGTTTCTCATGTGTGTGCATCCTCTCAATTAGGTGTCAACCCTTGGATCTTAGATATAGGGGCTACAAATCACATGACTCCACATAAACATCTTCTTTTTAATGTCCAATCATTAATCAAGCCTTTCCTTGTCACTCTACCTAATGGATATAAAGCTAAAGTTGTATCAACTGGATCTCTGTATTTTAGGCATGATATGATTTTACTTCATGTTCTTCTG GGCCCTTCACTGAAGAGGCCACTGGAAATTGGTAAAGCTGCAGGCAGGCTGTACTACCTCCATCCAGATGGTGATCTCTTTCCTGTTCCATCTGATTCTCTGAATGTTTCTTCTAGTAGTTTACCTAGTTCTGTTTCTACTTCTAGTGATTTACCTTCTTCTGCTTCAATTGTATCTGATAAGTCCAGCCATATTGTTACACATGTTAATGGTACTCCTAATT GTCTGACAATGCTTTTGAACTTGGTGGAAGTTCTGAAGCCACCAAGTTCTTCTCAAGCCAAGGCATTCTCCATCAGACCACTATTCCTTGcacccctcaacaaaatggggtggtTGAAAGGAAACACAAACACTTATTGGAAATCTCCAGGGCTCTTCTTTTTCAGTCTAACCTTCCTCTCAAATATTGGGGGTGAATGTGTTCTGACTGCCACTTACCTCATCAATAGACTTCCTTCTGTTGTTTTGAAGGGTATCTCTCCTTATGAAAAACTTCATGGTCTTCCTCCACTTTATGATCACTTAAAGTCTTTTGTATGTTTATGCTTTGCTACTTCACCTAAGTTTGGCAGAGAAAAATTCCAGGCTAGAGCTATCCATTCTATATTTTTGGGGTACCCCTTTGGTAAAAAGGGTTACAAACTTCTTAACCTTACTACtcattccattttcttttctaggGATGTGGTTTCTCATGAAAATATATTTCCCTACAAGTCTGATCACCCTTCTATCTTTCCCTCTTCCTTCAGACTTTGTagattcttcctcttcttcttcaccttCTCCAACTCCTGA